The Candidatus Vesicomyosocius sp. SY067_SCS001 genome includes a window with the following:
- a CDS encoding ATP synthase subunit I produces MATRSEWPKVQLSILLVVSIYFSMSNVAIAAIYGGIIGLLNTSLINRYINKQKGKLNISPGTVVIMMSVSVIMRMILLVLMTFFGLLIVGLAPEALIIGLVLGQIGFLIDRVINR; encoded by the coding sequence TTGGCAACAAGAAGTGAATGGCCAAAGGTACAATTAAGTATATTATTAGTAGTGAGTATTTATTTTTCTATGAGTAATGTGGCTATAGCAGCAATTTATGGTGGCATAATTGGTCTATTAAATACTAGTTTGATTAATAGGTATATAAATAAACAAAAAGGGAAATTAAATATTAGTCCAGGTACTGTTGTTATAATGATGTCAGTTAGTGTCATTATGCGTATGATTTTATTAGTGTTAATGACTTTTTTTGGCTTATTAATTGTAGGGTTAGCACCAGAGGCATTAATTATTGGTTTGGTTTTGGGGCAGATTGGTTTTTTAATAGACAGGGTTATAAATAGGTAA